A part of Mustela erminea isolate mMusErm1 chromosome 9, mMusErm1.Pri, whole genome shotgun sequence genomic DNA contains:
- the LIN7C gene encoding protein lin-7 homolog C, protein MAALGEPVRLERDICRAIELLEKLQRSGEVPPQKLQALQRVLQSEFCNAVREVYEHVYETVDISSSPEVRANATAKATVAAFAASEGHSHPRVVELPKTEEGLGFNIMGGKEQNSPIYISRIIPGGIADRHGGLKRGDQLLSVNGVSVEGEHHEKAVELLKAAQGKVKLVVRYTPKVLEEMESRFEKMRSAKRRQQT, encoded by the exons atggCGGCGTTGGGGGAACCTGTGCGGCTGGAGAGGG ATATTTGTAGAGCAATTGAGTTACTGGAAAAACTGCAAAGAAGTGGAGAGGTACCACCACAGAAACTTCAGGCTTTACAAAGAGTCCTTCAAAGTGAATTCTGCAATGCTGTAAGAGAG GTATATGAACATGTCTACGAGACTGTGGACATCAGTAGCAGTCCTGAAGTGAGAGCTAATGCAACTGCAaag GCTACTGTGGCTGCATTTGCTGCCAGCGAAGGACATTCTCATCCTCGTGTTGTTGAGCTACCAAAAACAGAAGAAGGCCTTGGATTCAATATTATGGGAGGCAAAGAACAAAACTCTCCAATCTATATATCTCGAATAATTCCAGGTGGAATTGCTGATAGACATGGCGGCCTCAAGCGGGGAGATCAACTCCTTTCTGTTAATGGAGTG AGCGTTGAAGGAGAACATCATGAAAAAGCTGTAGAACtgctgaaagcagctcagggaaAGGTTAAATTAGTAGTACGATATACACCCAAGGTCCTAGAAGAAATGGAGTCACGCTTTGAAAAAATGAGATCAGCGAAACGCAGGCAACAGACCTAA